One segment of Triticum aestivum cultivar Chinese Spring chromosome 2A, IWGSC CS RefSeq v2.1, whole genome shotgun sequence DNA contains the following:
- the LOC123190507 gene encoding uncharacterized protein: protein MTSEGNKAAAPNEPLPIEPLASSGAKRKRGRPRKYEYSTFEQPHMTQPIQSIPPFRSALYNPNIQHDGVHINHTLGGTLDTKMHTVYVLPAQQTQGDRPSRPVESGSTVKFRENQVSSSSSAHLQGNLGKDVIIGKHFVGKMTKQCPGFSLITVRVKDNQVLRGWIPDETNLRPITPKDDLAPDLPMLQPSKLQKKASAIHRQAAPPLPVHLENVTIAKPLQMRRPVETSTTKHIIPPARRPYVGSGVVAAAPVSVISGNVSRPLPKQDTGYLSQEPSATVVPVTVKPAQPVLVSCRHVDQDVHVEGKSVPEFNTDSESSSGSKESSGQTPRGFPAAMDETEITSGSKEHSNTANSDQHICKEPSDNPELSDEPKTESSILKGVDGSTTEASGTTPAAEASSATPNPLDDVQSAVKEDELKVDSKESRLTTTT from the exons ATGACATCAGAAGGGAATAAAGCTGCTGCACCTAATGAACCGCTGCCCATTGAGCCACTCGCAAGCTCTGGTGCAAAGCGTAAGCGTGGTCGTCCAAGGAAGTACGAGTACTCTACATTTGAACAGCCACACATGACACAGCCCATTCAAAGCATTCCACCTTTTCGCAGTGCGCTGTATAACCCAAATATCCAACATGATGGGGTGCATATTAACCATACATTAGGTGGTACTCTTGACACTAAAATGCACACAGTTTATGTGCTGCCTGCACAGCAGACTCAAGGTGATAGGCCCAGTCGACCTGTAGAGTCTGGTAGCACAGTCAAGTTTCGTGAAAATCAAGTCTCCAGCAGTAGTAGTGCTCATCTGCAAGGTAATTTAGGCAAGGATGTTATCATTGGCAAGCATTTTGTTGGAAAGATGACCAAGCAATGTCCTGGATTTTCTCTTATTACGGTGAGAGTGAAGGACAATCAGGTGCTCAGAGGTTGGATCCCAGATGAAACTAACCTACGCCCAATAACACCGAAGGATGATCTTGCCCCTGACCTCCCCATGCTCCAACCAAGTAAACTTCAAAAGAAAGCATCTGCAATCCACAGACAAGCTGCTCCTCCCTTACCAGTCCACTTAGAGAACGTTACAATTGCAAAGCCTCTTCAGATGAGGAGGCCTGTGGAGACATCTACCACTAAGCACATCATCCCTCCTGCTCGAAGACCTTACGTTGGTTCTGGGGTTGTTGCAGCAGCACCTGTTTCGGTTATATCTGGGAATGTATCAAGGCCTTTGCCCAAGCAAGACACTGGATATTTGAGCCAAGAACCATCAGCTACTGTGGTGCCAGTCACAGTTAAACCTGCCCAGCCTGTATTAGTATCATGCAGACATGTGGATCAAGATGTGCATGTTGAAGGAAAATCTGTCCCTGAGTTTAACACTGATTCTGAATCTTCAAGTGGAAGCAAGGAGTCATCAG GCCAAACTCCGCGTGGTTTTCCAGCTGCCATGGATGAGACTGAGATAACATCAG GCTCCAAGGAACACTCAAATACTGCTAATAGCGACCAACATATTTGTAAGGAACCATCAG ATAACCCAGAACTGTCTGATGAACCAAAGACAGAATCTAGCATCCTGAAAGGAGTTGATGGCTCAACGACAGAAGCCTCAG GAACTACACCAGCGGCAGAGGCCTCAAGTGCAACTCCTAATCCCCTAG ATGATGTTCAGTCTGCTGTTAAGGAAGACGAACTGAAGGTTGACAGCAAAGAAAGCAGGCTGACAACGACGACATAG